ACACCAACCCTTTTTCAACAAAGCACCTGCAATAAAATAGTTGAAAAGGCCGTGACCAACCAAGACTACATGGTTATCGCCTGTTGCCAGCTCCATCAGCTTCTCTGCCGCCTGTTCTGCCCGAAATCGCGTTTTTGACAGCGCTTCTCCGTTTGCGGCGAAACCCAGTAACCATAGCAGCCTCAACAGACCAACCCAGATCCCAACGGGCAGTGCTGTCGAACCGCTGTCAAAGTGTGGAATCATGGTTTCAGCAAACAGCGGATCCGAGAGATGTATATCACTGATACCAAGCGCACTAACCGACTCCAGGGAGCGCTTAAGGTGGCTGCAAACGACAATATCATGTCCTGCTATTGCATCGATTGTCGTTGCGGGCGGGGTGTCCAAGATGCCTGATGCGTCATATCGTTCGGCAATCGATGGCAACTCATCGGCTCTGACACGGCCGCTCAGCTGATATTTGGGTCTACCGTGTCTGATTAAGGTAATTTGCATGGCAATAGATTGTGTGAAGCCTCAACAACACGGCCAATTCACCGCAACGATCTCAATAGTCAAACAGTTTCAGCTTCATCAATACCGGCTTCAAACTCTATAAATACCCATTTGAGTATTCATGGGCATACCTGGAATAGTTACCGATGCACCTGCTAAACAAGCCTATTTTCCAAAACAAATTCAGCCAATGCCTTACCAAGGATCTTGTGATGAGGTTCATCAAGATGAATCCCATCGACTTTACTGCTTTGTGTCACCTTGCCCGCATTGAAAAAGTGCGTTGATGATTCAGTTGCAACTTTGGCAAGTTCATCGCCTAAACCTCCGAATCGCTTCTCTGCATCTCTGAATTTTTCTGCAATCGGGCCTTTAGGTTGAGTAATTCTGGGCGGTGCGACAATCAGGATTTCCGGTACGGGCATCCCTGGCTCAATGGGAGACTGCCTGATGATGTTGATCAGCTTTGCCATACCCTGCGAGGATAACCATGCACTATTGCCATGTGTACATTGGAAATCGTTGGTGCCGAGCATTAAAACCACCAACTTCAGAGGGGAGTGCATCTCAATCACTTGGGACAATCCTTCAGCCCCATTTCTCCCTGGTTTGAATGGATCAGGCCAAACTGTACGACGTCCGTTAAGGCAGTTCTCAATAATACGAACCTCTTTTCCTGCCGTTAGAAGTGTATTCTCAAATATACCTGGCCAACGCCGGTCGAAAGGAAGCCGCTCTCTTGTATTGGGTATAATTCCCCAGGTCAAGCTGTCGGAATAAATTAA
This sequence is a window from Candidatus Thiodiazotropha sp. LNASS1. Protein-coding genes within it:
- a CDS encoding histidine phosphatase family protein, encoding MQITLIRHGRPKYQLSGRVRADELPSIAERYDASGILDTPPATTIDAIAGHDIVVCSHLKRSLESVSALGISDIHLSDPLFAETMIPHFDSGSTALPVGIWVGLLRLLWLLGFAANGEALSKTRFRAEQAAEKLMELATGDNHVVLVGHGLFNYFIAGALLKKGWCGPRKPGRDYWEFGCYQPDAKRWAARVVSGNL
- a CDS encoding SGNH/GDSL hydrolase family protein, which produces MEQVLIYSDSLTWGIIPNTRERLPFDRRWPGIFENTLLTAGKEVRIIENCLNGRRTVWPDPFKPGRNGAEGLSQVIEMHSPLKLVVLMLGTNDFQCTHGNSAWLSSQGMAKLINIIRQSPIEPGMPVPEILIVAPPRITQPKGPIAEKFRDAEKRFGGLGDELAKVATESSTHFFNAGKVTQSSKVDGIHLDEPHHKILGKALAEFVLENRLV